From the Amia ocellicauda isolate fAmiCal2 chromosome 12, fAmiCal2.hap1, whole genome shotgun sequence genome, the window TTATAGAAATTGAAAAACTTTCTATGGCCTTAACTAaattattgtaatgtaatgttaaaAGGTCTATACTaaaccaaatatatataattttttgtttttgttctttactGACTTAATCTTAAACAATTCGGCTGCATTCATAATACGGTGCATACATTGCTGGTTTAATTAGTCTTAAACCATTGTCTTATACAAACAATGTGTTGTTTTGATTGTGATATTATATCGTAAATCACGTTTAGGAAATCGTACTTAAAATATCGTTGTTGCGAAAGGTGCGGGAACAAGTGGGGCGGATGTGCTGCTTGGGAATTAAAACTAATTTATATACAAACAGGGTGTAATCGAGGTGTCATTATATAAACGAAATCCCAATCCGTTGCTgagtattaataatacattgtaataaAAGCTGTTTTAGGTTTGGATGACAGATCCAGATGTATACCAATTaatgtgacacacacactgaagctCCATAGCTGAAATATGACGATATTTGAATGTTCTGGGTGGAGATATATCGATTACACTTACAATCTGTCctgaataattgaattaattgagAGGTATGTATCCGATTATTTTATTTGGCACAACAGATATAAGGTCATTTTATAAAGAATGTCTCAAACGCAGATTCCGATGAGGGTGGCACAATTTCATGGTTCAGATAGGATACCCATTTAGGGTAGCCCAACACAATGCATGTACAACCctaaagatgtggcaaatacaCCTACAACTACCACTACATCCACAGCAAATATACTGCtacttaataataacaataataataataataataataataataataataataataataataataataacatggaattattcaatcaaaacatataataattaatataataatataatatgacTACAATACTGTCTTATTTGCATATATAATTGTGTAGCCTATCTGTTTGATTGTGGGGCGTGTAATAGGCCTATATTAGCTAGTAATAAtgctaaaaaacaaataaaaaaccaaaaccaaacgaAATCATATTCCCTGGCTTGAGGCAACGTAATTTTAAGTCGTATAACACTGTTTTCCCCCCTGCGCACCATGCATGGTAACTCTCGTGTAATTGGTCGGGTTTGagtttttacaaaacaaacaaccagacaaaatattatgtttttttttcccctgtctGTTGCacaaaaatatttgtgtttttgttttgtctttcgcCGTAGAATTGATTCAATCCAATCCAGTAGTTCTGCCTGCCTGTGTGTGGTCTTTGCGCCCCGCAGTTAGATTGACTCCTCAGGAATAAACTAACCGTGTCAGTCAGCGGGCGACATATGGCTACCAGGGTGTAGGAAACAAGCGAATAACCAAAGCTAATAACCCAGGAGGCGTTTCTGTTATTCCCAAAGCAGATCCAAAGGTCAGCGGTTCTTACGGCATCGCCTCTACAGGACCGCACGACAATGAGCTCCACAAGCCGCGTCTTTAGCCTCGTCCGCCTCCCCCCCCAGTCAACAGTAATGGGCTATCGGCGGGTGACTTTAAAGAGCGCACCGTGTCCGACTGacaagagagagaagaaaagatgAGCAGGCCGACAATGGGGTTATAGGAAATAGCCGGGTGGGTGGCCTGAGTGGATTTACATGAGGAACACAGACAGCAACGAGTTAATGAAATTAGGAAGAAGCCGATCAAAGGCGGGCCTGGGTCCTGGGCCCATGGGAATGTCGGCCACCTAGTCGAATGAAAAAGGCGGCAtaccattaaaactaaaaataaatacataaataataataataaaaaagactaCAATGGATAACTTGTCCGGTCTGTGCAATATTCATTCCTAAAAGCCAGCGCGAGTTTGGGTTGtccatggctgtgtgcttttcTACAAAACAGGAGCTGAAAAGTAACCCCTTAAATCAAAACTACTAGTTATTTTATCAACGTTTTAAGAAAGGAAACTTCCctcagaaacaaaataattttgcATCATTCAGGACACAGCCAGGTAGGCTTACCTCTTTATCCATAGGCAGGAAcaagtttaaataataaaaaaacaaatgacactGTGATATGCACTCAATAGCAATTGCCTCCCTTGTTGACTCCTCTCCCCAAGTGTGTCTGAGGTGCCCGGTCTGAAAGCGTTTTTAAGTCCTGACTCCAAACAACCCTTTTTAAACCTGCTTTTCATTAACTTGATTTGAACTAATGACACATTTTAGCTACTATATTCTTCTGCTCTAATATATGTACATTTGTGTTGTTATCTGTACTCTGTCAGTTTCTCTGTTATTTATCATATTTGTCATATTAGTCATATTTGACTGTACAGTGCTTTGAGTTTCTTTGAAAGCAGTTTATAAATCAaacgtattattatttattatcaatGTCTTCTGGTTCTTTTTCCAGGAAAGCTTTTTAACATATAGTAATTTAACCTAACTTGTAAAAAAAGTGTTAATAGTCATCCTTACAGAGGATATGAATGTACCTGTTGAAACCCATAATGCCTTGTCTCACCTCATCAGGAGTGATTGGCACTGTTGCCCTTTGTGGGTCTGTGGCACTTCTCAGCTGTAACACTTTCTCTGATCTTTCCTTGCAGCTCTACCCTAATGTGAGTGGCCTGCCGCCCAGCCTGGGGCACAGTGGGTACCTGTCAAGCTCAATGCCAGCTGGGTCCATGGGCCTGCCCTATGTGCACAACAGCCATGGCGGTGCTGGGGTTGGAGGAGCGGCAATGGGCAGCGGTGGGCTGGGGGGAATGGGGGGCCTCCCCCAGCTGGGCCAGGGAACAATGGGGGTCATGCCGGGCCAGGCGGGTTATGGGGGCGGGGGAGTGTACGGGCTGGAGGCGCCTGGAGAGGCCAAGGGGTTCCGCCGCAACTTTAGCCACGCCAAGCCGCCCTACTCCTACATCTCGCTCATCAGCATGGCCATCCAGCAGGCCCCGGCCAAGATGATGACCCTGAATGAGATCTACCAGTGGATCCGCGACCTGTTCCCCTTCTACCGGCAGAATCAGCAGCGCTGGCAGAACTCCATCCGCCACTCCCTGTCCTTCAACGACTGCTTCGTCCGCGTGCCCCGCTGTCCCGAGATGCCGGGCAAGGGCTCTTACTGGGCACTGCACCCGGACTCCGGCAACATGTTTGAGAACGGGTGCTACATGAGGCGGCAGAAACGCTTCCGCTGTCGGAAGCCGGACCGGAAGGCTGGGAAGGATGAGAGCGATGCCACCCCTGCTGCCGctgcctcttcctcttcctcctcttcctcctcctcctctactGTGGCCACCGCTGCCCTCTCCCGCCAGTCCAGCCAGGAAGCCTCTCCGGACCGGTCCCCCCTACCCCTGAGGGACAAAGCCAAAGCCACCACGGCCCATGTTCGGCACTCCCCCCCTGTGGATCCCCCCCTGCACTTCCAGCCCCTCTCCCCGCTCCCCCAGCCCCCCCACCTGAGTCTGGACCCGGGCCTGCGGACCGAGCCTCTCCACCACCCGTTCTCCATCACTCACCTCATGGCTGCAGAGCTCCAGCACTGTAGTGCCCAGCGTGGTGAGGCGGGCCCCTACGAGGCTGGCACCTGCTACCCCGGGTACATCCCTGCCTCCTCATCCTCGGCACAACTGGCCAGCGTGTATTCTTACTCCTCTGGACGAGAGGTGGCACCCCTAGTGGGGGATGCCCCTTACTACTCCAGTATGTACTCAGTGCCCATTCTGAGCTCCTCCTGATGTGCCACCATGCCAGGctgtgccccccccaccccacagcaACACTGGTTTGCCACCTGTACGGGAGAGGGGGGGTGCAGAATAGGAGAATGACGTGCTGGTCCATTTCCCCCTCATAATAGACTGTGTCGCACCGAGTGGGACTTCTGTCAGTTAACGTAGAACTTGATCTTCAAAAGCcttttacttaaataaatgccaaACGGATGGAGCTGGGAACTTCTAGCAAGGAGGAGAAGAGAGCTGGCTGCTTGGGGCTCTGCAAATTCTTCACGTTACAGCGTTACAAACTCTCGCCTTCAGCCCCCGAAAGTGGTCTGCTGCTGGAGATCCAAGGACGTGAATCCCATGTGTGGTTTCAACAGAACGATGAGCATAAACAAATTCAAGACAATAATTCAAGACCATTTTATcatgtttacatattttaatttattttctgcaaatattTTTCAACACGGATGTCTTTAGGTTCAGCGGTGACGGGGGTGCGAAGAGACACTAAAGACTGGCCAAATGCCCAGAATCAACTAGCCGAATGCTGCTTTTTCCCCTTTACCAGTTGTTCAAGGGTGGTTTAAGCTCAAGTGACTGatcagttaaaaaataaatatgtatatataacttCTGAATGTGATTTTTATATCCTGTTTCGATTTGCCttgtttttcatcttcaaaataTTGTCTTCCGGGAAACAGTTCTGAGGACAGAAGGAGTGTATTTCCATGCATCCATCTCAAACACTGCAATCACCGGGGTCTCTGCCCAGAGTTGGTCAGGAGACTCAGAGAGCTTCTGAGACCAGGACTTTTGAAATCCAAAGTGACTTAAATGACTGTAACTGGACTGTAAATGATCAACTATATGATTTGCCAATGACATCACTGTAACTGACCCCAGATCTAACACTCACTCATACTCCAACCAGAATCACAGGGGTATGTCCTTGCCATATCTCTAATTACTGATGTTACTGATGTGTTGGACTTTTGAGGCAGATATTTGTACACGTTTCCCAATTGTGATTTGGATTGCAGTGTTTAAAAGGGGCAGAATGGGATGTAAAAATCCCAATGGAGGATAGGAGGtatgttttgatattttaacTTTTGCCATTGGGTAGCTATTCAATGTTTTTGAAGAAATGCTCTTGATCAACCTCTCTGTACTCACAGTATTCCTTTTTTCACAATGTGATGTCATGTTAGAAACCCAGAAATAAAACCCATTCCACTTATGTCAAACTACCACAGGAGTGCTTGTTGTTTTATAACTGTAGCAGATCCCCCCACCTACATTAAGTTTGAAGTGCAGTATTTTTGTGAGCTTGCTCATTTAACATAACATTTCTAATCAGAAGGGATCAACGAGTGACcaattcaaatcaaattaaaagggACAACCACAAAATATTTGATATTTGctaattcaatttacatttgcTTAGAAAAGGGAATCCTGACACAACACACAGAATATAAGAATCACTGCAGTTGTAATGGGAATGTTTTCGCTTATGTGGGATCCAAGTTCATTTTGGTTTCCTTGGATAAAAACGATCTCCTCTGTACACATTTATGTGCTTCCTGGTTGTTACAGAAATACACTGGATCTCCTGACCACAATGGTGTTGGAAACTGGTACAAAATGATCATTTTCAAATTGGCCGTATACTGCGAGATGTGATGCGGTTTCCAAGCAGGCGTGCCCTGAAGGTTATGTACTCAGAACTCTTGTGAAACACCGCCACAAATCATTGTTAGTTGATTAAGAGgtcattttttaaacttttatttttaaaattattttaatacaagTACATGTCTCAGGTGTGTTCCAATGTATACGGTGGTAGTTTTTGTCCTGTGTTTACCACATTTGTGTGAAAGCATTCCTTAAATGTATCCCATGTCCAAGCTATGCTCATGAAAACAAGGAATTACTTCACTAAACAGATGCGTTGTGCATCAAAGATACATTTCTGTTTCCTGGTAACTGGTCCCGCTGTCGTAATGCCTTTACTGGGATTGATCCCATTCAAATCCGAGTCTGTATACACCCTGCCTGCTAATTCTACAGCCCTAATGCATTGATGCTGACTTCGAGGTCAACGTCTCAATTCAATTCTCTTCTGGGTTTGAGTGTCCTGTTCAGTGTCTTTGGCACCaattaaaagataaataaatctaaatgcTGAAGCACCCAAGTGGTAGGTCAGGTCTAATTTTTGAAGCTTCCTTTATTGAAATCTCTGCAattatctaaaaataaaataaaaaatcaatcaGTTCCTTTTATGGAGGGGACACCCAATCAATTGCCTGTCTTTTAAGAGAGTCGTATTTACCAGTTTATTGATGCCGGGGCCTAGGTGAACTTGCTCTGTGTGGGGTCTATTGTTCAACCCTCGCCCAATACAAACACTTGCCTATCCTAAGGTTGCCGTGTTTACCCCTGCCCCCCCTTCCATCccccaaccaaaacaaaaagcatgagaacaaaccaaaagtgCTGCTAAATGCACCCCAACAGAACAACCTCTTGTAAGAAATAAAATCCACTAATGAAAATCGCTGTGCTGGGATGAAACTGGCATAACAGGAAACACACATCAATAAGGAGTAGTAACTGATATACAGAGAGAGGACTTGTCCAGCACTA encodes:
- the LOC136764022 gene encoding hepatocyte nuclear factor 3-beta → MLSGIKLEAGEEWMACYQDELYPNVSGLPPSLGHSGYLSSSMPAGSMGLPYVHNSHGGAGVGGAAMGSGGLGGMGGLPQLGQGTMGVMPGQAGYGGGGVYGLEAPGEAKGFRRNFSHAKPPYSYISLISMAIQQAPAKMMTLNEIYQWIRDLFPFYRQNQQRWQNSIRHSLSFNDCFVRVPRCPEMPGKGSYWALHPDSGNMFENGCYMRRQKRFRCRKPDRKAGKDESDATPAAAASSSSSSSSSSSTVATAALSRQSSQEASPDRSPLPLRDKAKATTAHVRHSPPVDPPLHFQPLSPLPQPPHLSLDPGLRTEPLHHPFSITHLMAAELQHCSAQRGEAGPYEAGTCYPGYIPASSSSAQLASVYSYSSGREVAPLVGDAPYYSSMYSVPILSSS